In the genome of Noviherbaspirillum saxi, the window TCGCAGCGCTGCAAAGCCTTATTGAACCGGAGGAGCATCTCATTCTGGACGGCATGAGTGACAGCGTCTGGCGTGAGCATATCGGCAATCTCGTTCCTCCAGATGCGGCAGAGGCTATTGCAGGCGTGATGGGGACAACCTTGCTGCTGGCCTGGTCCGGCGAAACGTTTGTTTTAAGCCGTATGCCGGTCTGGGTTCGCGACGTTGCAGTTGCAATTTCTCTTTCTCAAGAACAGTAGTGCGGACTTTCGGAGGAAATAACGATATGACACTCACAAAAGGACGCATCGAGCGCACAGGCAGGGTTGCATTCCATGACGCCAGCCTTTCAGTTTGGGAGGAAGGCATTCCCCGCGAATGGGATGCGAAATGCATATGGGAGCGCCAGTTCAAGCGCGACGTGTTCGCACGCATCGTGCAAACGCTCAAGCGGCTTGGCTGGACATGCGCCATGCCGGAAATCAAGCCGCACGATGTTAAGCACTACGGCGGAAACGTGGCCCGATGGTCCGCCGAGAGTAAGCGGTTTTGCACCAAGGGCGATCTCAAGGCGGACTTGGACATCTCCGGCCGCTGCATCAAGTTCGAGATGTTCCAGAACGTTAATGCGCCTGACCGTTCGGACCACGACGGGCGTTACCAGTACGACAAAGAGAAGCACATGCCCTATCTCCTGCGCCTGGAAATGGAGCGTGCCAGGCGCCGCATCCGCGACTACCTGTGCAATGTATTCACCGGATATGAGTTCGAGCAGCCGCACGAGCCGAAGATGGGACTGCTAGGAATCACTGCGGTTGAAAAAGCGGCACATAGCCGACGCACCAGCGGCCACTACAAGCCGCACCTTGATCGTGCCGACTATGGCATGGCGTGCAATACCAGAGCGGCAGATGGCGGCACCATCGAGCACGGCGCCAAGATATGGGCCATCGGCAGAAAAGGTCGCCTTATTACCGGCACAGCCTACTACAGCCTGAATAACAACTGGCAGATCGTCACCGGGCGATACGACCTAACGTACGCCCACACGGGGGAGATTTTCACCCGCAAGCCAGAAAATTTACGCGTGAAGCGAAACGGACGTGATCGCCGCCGGCGCCTGGAATCCGAATTGCAGAAGGCGATTGCCGCAATGAATTTCGAGCGTGCCGCTGTGCTACGCGACATCCTATTCCCTGGCAATCAGCCTTTGTTCAATGTCTGGCACGAAGAGCATCAGCTGTATCACTGCTCCAATTTCAGCGGCTACACCAAGGATCAGTCCAAGGCGGGCAAATTCACGGCCGACGAAGTGCGCGGCTGGGATAAGGCGCCGAACAAGGTCATAGCCCTTGAGCGCATGAAGGAAGCAGCATGAGCCTTCCATACGAGAACGCCACCAGCGGAGAGAAGGCGGTCAAGGACATGCAAAAGCTGCTGCAGGAGTTCGGTTGCGGCAGCTTCGGCCAGATGATGAACTTTGGAACCGGCGAACTGCTGGTCCAGTTCACTTATCGCGGCCAGCCCGTGTCCGTGAAAGCCAGTGCCAACGGATATGCAGCGGCCTGGATGAAGCAGCATCCATACACAACCCGCTCACGAGGCAGCCGCGCCGACTATGAGAAGAAGGCAAAGCAGATCGGCAGTGTTGCTGTCTACTCGATTCTTCGTGACTGGATCAAGGGGCAGATAACCGCTGTCGAGACTGGAATACTTTCCTTCGAGGGTGCCTTCTTAGGGCAGATGCTGCTGCAAAACGACAAGACTGTACTGGAGCATGCCACTGCCAGCGGACTCCTCCAGCTCGAATCGAAAAGTTAAACAGGAATCGGCAATGACAACCAAAAACGAACAGATGCGGGAAGCAGTTAAGGCGCTAGATACATATGTCTCCGAACAGTTGGAAGACTACGAGTTTCGCGGCGATCCGGGCGACTACACGCCCAACGAAACTGAGCGGATGCTCATGAATGACTTCGTGCAGGGAATGATTAGCGACGACGAGTTCTTTGTATTAACCGGGAAGATCGCCGCCCTGCGTGAATCCGCCCCTGCACCGCAGGAACTGACGGACAACGAGCTTGAGCACCTTGTAAGCAGCGCGCTAGATGATGTCGAGTCGCCGGAACTGAGCAGCGCCCTGACCTACGAGCGTTGGAAAGATGGCGTTGAGGCAGACATTCCGACTGTTGACGCAAAGGCCTTTGCCCGCGCCCTACTCTCTCGCAGCACTGCGCCGCAGGAAGCCGCACCCGTAGCGATAGACGATCTGAAGAAACAGAACGCAGAACTGGTGAAGGATGCGCAGCGCTGGCGCGCAGTGTTGGCTAGTGCGCGTGTTCGCCCATTGGGCAGCGCCGGACTGAATGACGCCATCGACCCCAACGGAAGCCCATATAACGGCTATGCCCACCTTGGGCTAGAACTGTGGACGATATTCGGCAAGTCGCTGAATGACGAACAGCGCGAACGACTGGTAAAGGAAAACGCGCTTGGCCGCGAATGGTTAACCAAGTACGCAGATATTGCCAGCGCCCATCAGGAGGACAAGCAATGAACGACAAGAAAGCATCCGTAGCGATAACAGATGAACGTGAAGCGTTTGAAAAGTGGGTGGTGAGCCGGTGCTCGCCGTTGGTCAGGAAAGAGGAAGTTTTGCGACGTTGCGCAGATGATAGCTATGTAATGTTCTCCGTGGGTGAGAATTGGGCTACATGGCAAGCCCGCGCCGCTCTCTCCTGTGCATCGCAAGCAGATAAGCCGGTAGCGTGGCGCAATGACTTGCTGGATGAAGTGCGCAGTGTCGTTATGAGTGTGTTGCCGCTCAATTATGGCAGGCCACGTTCGCTCAGCAAAGTGCGCGATGAAATCCTGAGCGCCATAAATTCTTTGAAAGCTGCCGCTCCGGTAGCGCAATCCCAGCAGAGCGAGATAGCCGCACAACAGGCGGTAACGTTGCCTGAAGCCGTGATTGCATGGCATACCGCCGAGAAGGCACGGATTGATGCGGTCAACGCATACAACGAGCGCGTGCTATTTGTCCGTGAACACTGCCCATTTGGCACAAGCGTTGATCCTGAATATCAGTTGATGGAAGATGCGAGGCGCAATGCAATGGCCTTGCTCAAACCGATGTTTGAGGCCATTTCTGCCGCTCCATCGCAGCAAGAGAAGGAAGCCGCACTACCTGCGCCACGAAAAACATATGAGCAGCAATTGGCTGAACTGCCGACGCTTCCGGTCACGCATTACAACGGATACGCGGATGGAAGTGAGCCGCTTTATACCGCTGAGCAGATGCACGACTACGCCCTTGCAGCTATTGAAGCCGCCCCACTCCCGCTACAAGAGCCTAAGCCAGTAGCGCCCAACAAGCTGCAAGCGTTTGTGGATTACTTCGCGCAGCGGAATGTAGAGGCGACCGGGGAATGGCGGTCTGCCGTCGAAGATGTACAGCACCATCTGGACGATTTGATAGCCGCGCAAGCCCTGCTAGATGCAAAAGATGCAAAAGATGCGGAACTGAAGGAAATCCGCGCCGTTCTGAACGATACATATGTTGAATATCACAGCAATGGCATGGCTTGCGGCTTGGAGGATCGCGGCATTACAGATCGATACGACGCAATGCGCTTCGGGTGGGATGAAGCGGTAGACCGCATGCATATGGAAGTCATCAAGCCAGCCATCGACGCCATTGATGCAGCCATAGCAGCGACACAGAAGGAGCAGCCGTGAGCAATCCGAAAGTGCATTACCACGTCTATGAAGTGATGCCGTCCGAAAGCGATCCTGACGGCTCTGGATCGACAGCTTGCGGCCTTGATTATGCAGAGAACGCGACAGACCGAAGCAATGCTGTCACGTGCAAAAACTGCCTGCGCCAGATAGCAGCGACACAGCCGAAGGGGGAAGGTCAGTGAGCGACGTTCCGAAACCGGTCAAGCCGGAGAACCCTAACTTCGGCTATCCGGATTAACGTGTAGAAAAGGACATGACTATGAAGAGTAAGAAAACGGAAGTTCGTGTGGAACACACTGCCCTCGGCAATCTCGGCGCTGCTATTGAGCATGCTCTGGACGAGGCACCGGTCTCCGATGTTCTGTCCATCCTGACAGGAGCATTCGTCGGCCTTACTGTCGAACTGGTGCGTCGCCAAGGTCACGATGTGAGCAAAGAAATCAAAGTCGATAGCGGCCAGAATCGAGACATCACCATTCATGGGCCGAAGGGGGAAGGACATGCCTAAATTTACTGTAACCGCCATATTTACGGCATCCAAGCACCTTGGAGAATTTGAAGCGGCAACAGAGCAAGAAGCAATCGATATGGCCCTAGGTTCTCAGAAAAACTACGCCAGCTTGTGCCATCAATGTTCGGACGAGGTAGAACTTGACGATCACTGCGCACATCAGGCTGTCGCTCATCTTAGCGAGGACACCATCAAATGACCACTACCACCGTACTGGAAGCGCTGGAACTTGCGCAGAAAACACTCAGGTATACATCAGCCCCGTTTTTCAGCAAAGCGCAAAGAATCCGGATTGATGGCGAAGTTACATACATTCAGCCGACCACCGAGGAATGGTGGAAAGGACTGCGCGACCTTATCGAAGCCGCCCAGCCTGCCATAGATGCAGCTATCGCAGCCAATGCCAAGCCGGATCAAGTTGATGCGACAGCACAAGAGCCGCTTACCTTTGACATTATGCCGTGTGGCGGCTCGCATGGGCTTACTGGCTATCGTGTGTGGATGAGACGCGGAGGCGCTTCGAGAGTCGTATTCTCTACGCACGACGAACCGAGTGCAAACCATGAACTGGCTGAGTTGCAACGCATGTTTGGTGATGCCGCCGTTCCACAGCCAGCGCAAGCGCAGCAAGAGCCGGTAGTCTGCCCCGATCATATTGCCGCAGAAATCCGCGACATGATCAGCACCTATGACCGACCAAGCCTGTTCAGCCTGGCAGAGGACATCTATCGCATTGTCGTGCAATCCCTTCATCCAGAGGTCAGGGAACAGGCACCGGAGAAGGCGGGGAGGCAGGGATGAACCTGCGCATTTTGAAGAAGCTATCCAAGCGAGCCGCCCCGCTTCTGCCACTCTTGGGCGATTCCCGAGAACAGTTTAAATCCGAGAAATGGAATAACCATACGGACTCTACTGGACATGACCGCAAGCATTGGGAGCGCAGCCTTGCCAAGTACCCATTACATATGCGCGGCGACATTACATTCCGCCCTAAGCATGGTCAGGACTGGATTGTCATGCGGGAGCCATCTTACCCATGGAAAGGGACTGTAATGGTCGGCGCGATGTCCGGTTACTACGAATCCGAATGGGAAGAACAAACCGCGTGGGAATCGCTGTCACGACTGGTCTATGACCATTTCACCGGTTATTCACACGAGGACGGCTGGCTGCTACTCCGCGATCTTAGTTCTCCAACACTGATTTTCCGTGCTGCGCGCGAATTAATTGATGCGGTCGCTAACTGGGCCGCCTAGCAAGCAACAAATGCAGTAAAGGTAAATTTGAAATGAGCGACAGATTAAGCGCGAATGAAATAGCTGAAATAGTCGGGTGCAAACCAAACCAGCGTTGCCGCATGGCCGCCTGGTTGCGGAAGAATAACTGGAAGCATGAGATTGATGGCAATGGACTGCCGATCGTCGCCCGGGCCTATCGTGACCGCAAGCTCGGGATCTCCGAAGATAAAAATCAGAGCAAATATGCCGACGCGCCAAACAGACAAGCCTTCGCGTAAAGAAAAGACCGGCGTCGACCGACTGTACAAGTACATCGGCAAGACGAAGGTCTCTTTCTATTACCAATACCCGAACGGGAGCAGCGAGACACTGGCCAGCGCCAAACTCGGCGACCGGCAGGCGATCATGCAAGCCGAACGCACTGCCAAGCGCAAGGCATTGGACATCCAGCAGGGAATCATCATTGCCGGATCCGTTGCAGACATGATCGATCGGTTTAAGACCGACGTTGCGCCAACCCACTACAGGGACCAGTCGAAGGACGGCTTGGCCGTTCGGGAAAGCACATACCGCAACCTAACGGCCTTCTTCGGGAAGATGTCGCCGATGAGCCTGAAGACAATGCATGGCTATCAATACCTTGATGATCGAGCAAAAGCCGGTGCCCCGATCAAGGCGAATAAGGAGCTGTCCCTGCTGTCGACCATCTGCAAGTACGCCATCAAGTGGGGCGTAATGGAGTCAAATCCGTTCACGGAAATGATGCAGAACAAAGGCGACCGGGACGTACGAGCGGTGTCGCGCCGGCAAATTGTCCAGTTCTACCTATGGTCCCTGCGTCAGACGTCGACCATCCGAAATCTCGGGTGCGCTGCGATGTTCACCTATCTGACAGGATTTCGTGCTGCAGAGGTACGGCCGTTTCGGATCGCCGGCCTGGCACCAGACGGCGTCCGAGTGGTGAACGCCAAGCGTAAGAAAGGCGAAGCGGAAATTGTGAAGCATCGGGACTGGTCGACCAAGCTACGTGTTGTCGTCGCTCGAGCAAAGCAAACCTACAAGACGGAGCGTATGTACCTATTTGGCAACGCATCCGGACGTCCCTACACCAGGAGCGGATGGGGGTCAGTGTGGCAAGACGCGATGTTCGAGTGGATTGCTTCGTTTGACAGCGTTGCCGCAGCGGCCTGGTGTGACTTCAAGGATTGGGAATCGAAGCGCCGGGCTAGGCAGGTCAAAGGGACATTCGTGTCCACCTTCAAACTGATAGAACACCCTGGGTATTTTTCACTCTTAGACGTACGGCCGGCCGCGATCACCACCAAGATCGAAAAACGCTCCGCCGATGCCTATGACTTCGCCGCGCACGCGAACCCGACCACAACACACAAGCACTACGACCGCCGCAAGGTAAAGCGCGCAAGCGCAACTGAATGAGGAAATGGAAAATGGAAAGAACAGCAATTATTTCGGACTGCGGCACCTACAGGTACCGGCTTACACGCCGCTGGGGAGAGCGGCAGGCGCTCACGTTTGTCATGCTGAACCCGTCGACGGCCGACGCTCTCATCGATGACCAGACGATTCGGAAATGTATCGGCTTCGCGAAAAACTTCGGGTTTGATGGAATCGATGTGGTGAATCTGTTTGCATTCCGGAGCCGCTGGCCAAAAGACATGCTCGTCGCGACAGACCCGATAGGCCCGGAGAACGACCGGTACATCTTGGAAACAGCGCGTGCCGCCGGGGAGGTTGTGTGCGCATGGGGACCGAACGCAAGTCGGACGACTAGGCCGAAACAAGTGTTGGAACTGCTGGGCACCGTCGACATCCAGCCGAAGTGTCTTTGCATCACCAAAGACGGATCACCCGGGCACCCGCTGACGCTTGGATATAACCGCGAGCTGACCGATTTTTCGCTGCGATAGTGATACTCATATGCATCTTGACCAACCGGAAACCGATGGATTTTGCAGATGATGCGTTGAAAAATCAGAGGCTGCGTTGAAAAATGTGGATAACTTACTTATCCACAGGCTGCAAGTGCCTGATTAAGAAGGGAAAATGGGGTGGCTGACGGGACTCGAACCCGCGACAACAGGAATCACAATCCTGGACTCTACCAACTGAGCTACAGCCACCATTGAATCTGTTTGCCGGATGAAACATCTAGCAAGCCCGTTATTATACAAACTTCACTCGAAACTGGCAAATTCAATTACGTCAGTTTTCAAAGAACATGCATGACGCCGTTTTACCTTCTATATTCCGGCCGAACTGCAAACGCTTCACTCCGTCTAATAGTTAACAAATTGTCTTTACGGAGATGACATGCTTACCCGATTACTGTCGGTCATCCTGACCGCCGCGCTGGCCGGATGCGCTACGGCGCCCAACGGCGACAGGCCGAACCAGGGCGCGAACAGTGTCTATGACGATCCGACCTACCCGGGTGCCGGCGTGCGCATCGGCATAGGTGCGGGAAGCTGGGGCGGCCGCAGCGGCGGCGGCGTAGGCATCGGATTGGGCTTTTGAGGCAACCATGAACAACAAATACTTGCTGGCCTTACCTCTCGTTGCCGCACTCGGCGGATGCACAATTACCCCGAATGACAACCAAGTTCCGATGCGTCTCGGGCCGCCGCCTCCGGCTATTCAGGGATCGAATGATGCACAGGGCAGTCCGCTTTCCGTGCCCGGCTCCGGCATGGGCGTCGGGTCCGGCAATCCGGCCGCGCCAGGACCTGCCGGCCTTGGCGGTTCATCCATGAAATAGATCGGCACAGCGGTTGGCGAACCGCCACCGCTGCATGCCTCATCGCTGAGCGGCAAAACACTTTGTGTTGCCATTGATTTTTTCCTTTCTTCCGCCGTAAACAATCCTGCTGCACCGAAGTTTGTAAATCCACACTTCGTTCACACGCTGATAACGTTTCCAAATGCCAACATTTAGAAACGAATAAGAGTAGTATTGCCAGTAGTATTGCCGTTTCCCTATCTGCACGTCCCGCTACGATGAAGCCATTGCCCTCGCCTCTCGCCGCCATTGACTTGCTGGCCAACCGAAACAAGGAGCTGGCCGCGCTCATGATCCACATCGCTGCGGTAGACGAGTCGTCCATGGCAGTGATGACGGAGAACGAGCAATTCCAGCAACTGGCTGGCCGGTTTCCTTGCCTGGTGGCGCAAAATATCGCTGCAGGGCCCATCGGTGCCGCACTGGAAGCAGCGGGGTGCCAAGCCTTTCCCGCCGACGGCGCACTCCTGGCCCACGATTCTCTTCCCCCGGTATTGCCGGCCGCGACACGCTATCTTGCCGGCCGCTGGTATCTGGCGCGGCCAGCAAAACCGTCGGGCAGTCAGGCAGCATCCCGGGCATTGGCGCTGCAGCTGGTACAACTGGTTGTGGCGGATGCCGATACCCATGAAATCGAAGCAGTCTTGCGGCGCGACCCTGCGCTTTCCTATCATCTACTTCGTCTGGTGAATTCGCTGGGCATGGGCATGAGCAGGCAGATCACGAGTTTTTCGCAGGCGATATTGATCCTCGGACGCGCGCAATTGCGGCGCTGGCTGAACCTGATGCTATTCTCATCACGGTCCGGCGATGATCGCTCAGCGATGCTGCTTGCACGTGTCGCCGTGCGTGCTCGCTGCATGGAATTGCTGGCCAAGGCAGGCGGCATGGACAAGTCGGGGCAGGAGCTGGCTTTCATGGCCGGGATGTTTTCCCTGCTCGGCATTCTGTTCGGCATGCCCTTGGCGGAAGTGCTGAAGCCGCTCAAGGTCAGCGAGACACTGCTTTCTGCATTACTCGATCATCAGGGCGAACTCGGCATGTTGCTGCAGTTGATGGAGGCAAGCGAACGCGCGGACTTCACCGCCCTGTTGGCACGACTCGATGAACTGCATGTGCCGGCGGACGAATATCACGCGGCATTGATCGAAGCGCATATCTGGATGCTGGACGTCATCAGCGAGAGCAACCGTGCCTGACAACACGCTGGGCCGCTGCCTCGCTCTCTGCCGCGACGCTCGCGAGCTTGACGGCGCGGCACAACTGCAGGCCTTGAGCGAGCTCGAGCAGTTGCTGCGTTCGGCCCGACAAGCAGCAGACGCAAACCCGAGTCCGGTCCCAACGACCGACGTGGTTTTGGCCGAGCCCGTGATCGCCATGGATCTAGCCGGTTATGTCACGGACTGGAACGACGGCGCCGAGCGCTTGTTCGGCTACACGCGTGAAGAGGCGCTCGGCCAGCATGTGCTATTCCTGTATGCGGATGACGACCATGAAGTGGCCGAGCTCTTTCTGGAGCATGGTACTTCCTTGATGGAAGTGCGGCGTCGCAAAAAATCCGGCGAAGTCTTCTGGGCCAGCCTGTCACTGTCCCTGCGTGACGATGCGGGCGGGAATGCAGACGGCCTGATTGTGCACATGTCGGAGATCAAGGAGCGCCTGTCGCCCGAAGACAAACAGCGCCTGCATGCGC includes:
- a CDS encoding UvrB/UvrC motif-containing protein, with amino-acid sequence MTLTKGRIERTGRVAFHDASLSVWEEGIPREWDAKCIWERQFKRDVFARIVQTLKRLGWTCAMPEIKPHDVKHYGGNVARWSAESKRFCTKGDLKADLDISGRCIKFEMFQNVNAPDRSDHDGRYQYDKEKHMPYLLRLEMERARRRIRDYLCNVFTGYEFEQPHEPKMGLLGITAVEKAAHSRRTSGHYKPHLDRADYGMACNTRAADGGTIEHGAKIWAIGRKGRLITGTAYYSLNNNWQIVTGRYDLTYAHTGEIFTRKPENLRVKRNGRDRRRRLESELQKAIAAMNFERAAVLRDILFPGNQPLFNVWHEEHQLYHCSNFSGYTKDQSKAGKFTADEVRGWDKAPNKVIALERMKEAA
- a CDS encoding EAL and HDOD domain-containing protein; this encodes MPSPLAAIDLLANRNKELAALMIHIAAVDESSMAVMTENEQFQQLAGRFPCLVAQNIAAGPIGAALEAAGCQAFPADGALLAHDSLPPVLPAATRYLAGRWYLARPAKPSGSQAASRALALQLVQLVVADADTHEIEAVLRRDPALSYHLLRLVNSLGMGMSRQITSFSQAILILGRAQLRRWLNLMLFSSRSGDDRSAMLLARVAVRARCMELLAKAGGMDKSGQELAFMAGMFSLLGILFGMPLAEVLKPLKVSETLLSALLDHQGELGMLLQLMEASERADFTALLARLDELHVPADEYHAALIEAHIWMLDVISESNRA
- a CDS encoding DUF1643 domain-containing protein produces the protein MERTAIISDCGTYRYRLTRRWGERQALTFVMLNPSTADALIDDQTIRKCIGFAKNFGFDGIDVVNLFAFRSRWPKDMLVATDPIGPENDRYILETARAAGEVVCAWGPNASRTTRPKQVLELLGTVDIQPKCLCITKDGSPGHPLTLGYNRELTDFSLR
- a CDS encoding DUF4224 domain-containing protein produces the protein MSDRLSANEIAEIVGCKPNQRCRMAAWLRKNNWKHEIDGNGLPIVARAYRDRKLGISEDKNQSKYADAPNRQAFA